A genomic window from Dechloromonas sp. A34 includes:
- the nifL gene encoding nitrogen fixation negative regulator NifL: MSVTPLAQACTDTKQELTLPSEAYRQAVDQADLAISITDQKAKILFANEAFSRVTGYGRDEIVGQNESVLSNHTTSGEIYQAMWGELSAQKPWSGKLLNRRKNGDLYLAELTISPVVDSTGITTHYLGMHRDITELHQLERAVQNQKHLIESVVDAAPIAIALLDPSARVLLDNLEYKKLVTDLGVKEPAHMLLDSLAPMWRESLAGNPKGCSFFNREVRIDRPAGRARWLSVTTSVIDMQSNCADSYFCATGQPGLLLAIADVTNLRDEQERTRAAVLQAVLAEEERTAAIREGLSAAIFRLEEPMNVMASAISVLQRRDPAAAEMLQQALSSSREHLESLRKVIPQSPQEIVVRVNVNEILRDVLEVSTPRLLGAGVTVDWQPAATLPPILGRPLQLRMLFKALVDNAIEAMNVKGWKHRELSLTSAVDHECIIVSVLDSGPGIPEDWRHKAFEPFFTAKGGSGRHIGTGLSRVQQVVADHGGIIDLDESPSGGCAAIVEFRIDGDPI, encoded by the coding sequence ATGTCGGTCACACCGCTTGCCCAAGCCTGTACAGATACCAAGCAGGAATTGACACTGCCTTCCGAAGCCTATCGCCAGGCGGTGGATCAGGCCGACCTGGCGATTTCGATCACCGACCAGAAAGCCAAGATCCTTTTCGCCAACGAAGCCTTCTCCCGGGTCACCGGCTATGGCCGCGACGAAATCGTCGGCCAGAACGAATCGGTGCTCTCCAACCACACGACCTCAGGCGAAATCTACCAGGCGATGTGGGGTGAGCTATCGGCCCAGAAGCCCTGGTCCGGCAAGCTGCTCAACCGCAGAAAGAACGGCGACCTCTACCTGGCCGAACTGACCATCTCGCCGGTCGTCGATAGCACGGGAATCACCACGCACTACCTCGGCATGCACCGCGACATCACGGAACTGCACCAACTAGAGCGGGCGGTGCAAAACCAGAAGCACCTGATCGAATCGGTGGTCGATGCGGCGCCGATCGCGATCGCCCTGCTCGACCCGAGCGCCCGCGTGCTGCTCGACAACCTGGAATACAAGAAGCTGGTCACCGATCTCGGGGTCAAGGAGCCGGCGCACATGCTGCTCGACAGCCTGGCCCCGATGTGGCGCGAATCGCTGGCCGGCAACCCCAAAGGTTGCAGCTTCTTCAACCGCGAAGTGCGCATCGACCGTCCGGCCGGGCGCGCCCGCTGGCTGTCGGTGACCACCTCGGTGATCGACATGCAAAGCAACTGCGCCGACAGCTACTTCTGCGCCACCGGCCAGCCCGGACTGCTGCTCGCCATTGCCGACGTCACCAACCTGCGCGACGAACAGGAACGCACCCGCGCCGCCGTCCTGCAGGCCGTGCTGGCCGAGGAAGAACGCACCGCGGCGATCCGCGAGGGCCTGTCGGCGGCGATCTTCCGGCTCGAGGAACCGATGAACGTCATGGCCTCGGCCATTTCGGTGCTCCAGCGCCGCGACCCGGCCGCCGCCGAGATGTTGCAACAGGCGCTGAGCAGCAGCCGCGAGCACCTCGAGTCGCTGCGCAAGGTCATCCCGCAGAGCCCGCAGGAGATCGTGGTTCGCGTCAATGTCAATGAAATCCTGCGCGACGTGCTCGAAGTCAGCACGCCGCGCCTGCTCGGTGCCGGTGTCACCGTCGACTGGCAGCCGGCGGCGACGCTGCCGCCGATCCTCGGCCGCCCGCTGCAACTGCGCATGTTGTTCAAAGCCCTGGTCGACAACGCCATCGAGGCGATGAACGTCAAGGGCTGGAAACACCGCGAGCTGAGCCTGACCAGCGCCGTCGACCACGAGTGCATCATCGTCTCGGTTCTCGACAGCGGCCCCGGCATCCCGGAAGACTGGCGGCACAAGGCCTTCGAGCCCTTCTTCACGGCCAAGGGCGGCAGTGGCCGCCACATCGGCACCGGGCTGTCGCGCGTCCAGCAGGTGGTGGCCGATCACGGCGGCATCATCGATCTCGACGAAAGCCCGAGCGGCGGTTGTGCCGCCATCGTCGAGTTCCGCATCGATGGCGACCCGATCTAA
- the rsxC gene encoding electron transport complex subunit RsxC, which translates to MHPADHKRPAADQPVRRLPIPPRLHLMLSQHVGSPARPVVMVGQKVLKGELIAAAQGNISAPLHAPTSGIVSAIGEITAPHASGLPGVAISLDADGDDRWLDNERPANPFALAPTEIADLVAAAGVVGLGGATFPSSVKLSLGRRSSIDTLIINGSECEPYLSCDDRLMRDRAAAIVSGIRLMLIATGARQAKVGIEDNKPEAIAAMREASSGFAEVRIVPVPARYPMGSDRQLIVELAGREVPSDARAADVGVIVHNVGTAYAVHDAVCLNRPLVSRLMTLNGKAAGMPGNYEVPIGTLVSDLIAFTGGVKGAAAKMVMGGPMMGSVLPHARVPVIKGTSGILLLDAEESARYEPEACIRCGSCVKACPMGLLPLEMSARIRNDDLDGAADLGLTDCIACGCCAYVCPSHIPLVQYFYHAKGDLSARQRTQLRTESTKKLALARQERLEREAREKVEAAARRKAERAAAQAAAALDAAKQGETV; encoded by the coding sequence GTGCATCCGGCCGACCATAAGCGGCCGGCTGCCGATCAGCCCGTCCGGCGCCTGCCGATCCCGCCGCGCCTGCACCTGATGCTGTCGCAGCATGTCGGCTCGCCGGCCCGGCCGGTGGTCATGGTTGGTCAGAAGGTTCTCAAAGGCGAGTTGATTGCTGCCGCCCAAGGCAATATCTCGGCGCCGCTGCACGCGCCGACCTCCGGCATCGTCAGCGCGATCGGCGAGATTACCGCGCCGCACGCCTCTGGTCTGCCGGGCGTAGCAATCTCCCTGGATGCCGACGGCGACGACCGCTGGCTCGACAACGAGCGGCCGGCCAACCCCTTTGCGCTGGCGCCGACGGAGATCGCCGATCTTGTCGCCGCCGCCGGGGTGGTCGGGTTGGGCGGGGCGACCTTCCCATCGTCAGTCAAACTGAGTCTTGGGCGGCGTTCAAGCATCGACACGCTGATCATCAACGGCAGCGAATGCGAACCCTATCTTTCCTGCGATGACCGCCTGATGCGCGACCGTGCCGCGGCGATCGTTTCCGGCATCCGGCTGATGTTGATTGCCACCGGCGCGCGCCAGGCAAAGGTCGGTATCGAGGACAACAAACCGGAGGCGATTGCCGCGATGCGCGAGGCATCGTCGGGGTTTGCCGAAGTGCGTATCGTGCCGGTTCCGGCGCGTTATCCGATGGGTTCGGATCGTCAGTTGATCGTCGAGCTCGCCGGCCGTGAAGTGCCTTCCGACGCGCGTGCGGCCGACGTTGGCGTGATCGTCCATAACGTCGGCACGGCCTATGCCGTCCATGACGCCGTGTGCCTGAACCGTCCCTTGGTCAGCCGTCTGATGACCTTGAATGGCAAGGCTGCAGGAATGCCCGGCAACTACGAGGTGCCGATCGGCACCTTGGTCAGCGACCTGATTGCCTTCACCGGTGGCGTCAAGGGCGCGGCGGCGAAGATGGTCATGGGAGGGCCCATGATGGGTTCCGTTCTGCCCCATGCCAGGGTGCCGGTGATCAAGGGGACGAGTGGCATTCTGCTCCTCGATGCCGAGGAGTCTGCCCGCTATGAGCCCGAGGCATGCATCCGTTGCGGCAGTTGCGTCAAGGCTTGCCCGATGGGGCTGCTGCCGCTGGAGATGAGTGCGCGCATCCGCAACGACGACCTCGACGGCGCCGCAGATCTCGGATTGACCGACTGCATCGCCTGCGGCTGCTGTGCCTATGTCTGTCCGTCGCACATTCCGCTGGTCCAGTACTTCTATCACGCAAAGGGTGATCTTTCGGCGCGTCAGCGTACGCAGTTGCGTACCGAATCGACCAAGAAGCTTGCCCTGGCTCGCCAGGAGCGTCTGGAGCGCGAGGCGCGGGAAAAGGTCGAGGCGGCCGCCCGACGTAAAGCCGAACGCGCCGCCGCGCAGGCGGCCGCTGCGCTCGACGCAGCAAAACAAGGAGAAACCGTATGA
- a CDS encoding substrate-binding periplasmic protein: MASASLLSVLALLPCPAFAAANALRVAVLDDAPPMAYRDAAGNLTGFSYAIAQALCEEMKRSCDFQVTHLDRLVDDLAAGRYDVAALGLLNTPARRERILFSQPIYRSITLWLSAPKFRPGQSNVRVSTFRGSVQENYVRTKAWPSIGAQTSDEMLDQLSAGVAQAILVPLMTSFSLQKNPRFLEMGLQVTPLGAAELDGDACFGISPRHAELKDKLDKALDTIRRNGVYDRINTRFLPFRVY; the protein is encoded by the coding sequence GTGGCAAGCGCAAGTCTGCTGTCTGTGCTGGCCTTGCTGCCGTGCCCGGCGTTCGCCGCGGCCAACGCCTTGCGCGTGGCCGTGCTCGATGACGCGCCGCCGATGGCCTACCGCGACGCCGCAGGTAATCTGACCGGCTTCAGCTACGCCATAGCCCAGGCGCTGTGCGAGGAAATGAAGCGGAGCTGCGACTTCCAGGTCACCCACCTCGATCGGCTGGTCGACGATCTGGCCGCCGGTCGCTACGACGTTGCGGCGCTGGGCCTGCTCAACACGCCGGCGCGCCGCGAGCGGATTCTTTTCAGCCAGCCAATCTACCGCTCGATCACGCTCTGGCTGTCGGCCCCGAAATTCCGGCCTGGTCAGTCCAATGTTCGCGTCTCGACCTTTCGCGGCTCGGTGCAGGAAAATTATGTGAGGACCAAGGCCTGGCCGAGCATCGGTGCCCAGACCAGCGACGAAATGCTCGATCAATTGTCGGCCGGTGTCGCGCAGGCAATCCTCGTGCCCTTGATGACCAGCTTCAGCCTGCAGAAGAATCCCCGGTTCCTTGAAATGGGGCTGCAGGTAACCCCGTTGGGGGCGGCGGAACTCGACGGCGATGCCTGCTTCGGCATCAGCCCGCGCCACGCCGAACTCAAGGACAAGCTCGACAAGGCGCTCGATACCATCCGCCGCAATGGCGTCTACGACCGGATCAACACCCGCTTCCTGCCCTTTCGGGTCTATTGA
- the nifA gene encoding nif-specific transcriptional activator NifA has product MHEHIIHSANADAECPPPGGFCRTHELNILLLSALYAVSQVLSRSLAFKDSLRDVLRVLHDEAGLARGLISVVDPETGNLNIHTIYNPDGPDSDAAQYGPGEGMIGLVLEKPRTIKLVRVADEPRFLNREKVYLPELPFIAVPIKVGGNLQGVLAVQPEAEDDGLLEERAQFVEMVANLIGQSLRLSLEVAQEKSTLLEERDLLRRTVRHQFGFDSMVGRSAVMRRVFDQARMVAKWNTTVLIRGETGTGKELIANAIHYNSPRARNAMVRLNCAALPENLLESELFGHERGAFTGAVESRKGRFEQAHGGTLFLDEIGEVSPPFQAKLLRILQEGEFERVGGSKTIKVDVRIIAATHRDLETAVDMGDFREDLFYRLNVMPLFLPPLRERIEDIPEIARHLLTKIGNDQKRKLSLTDMAQRRLASHEWPGNVRELENCLERAAVLSEDGHIDVDLIRFPSARERTPPRPQRSMAPATASPAAEVDIDDPNLSEKERVIAALEQAGWVQAKAARILGMTPRQIAYRIQTLNIEVKQF; this is encoded by the coding sequence ATGCACGAACACATCATTCACAGCGCCAACGCCGATGCCGAGTGCCCGCCGCCCGGTGGCTTCTGCCGAACGCACGAGCTGAACATCCTGTTGCTTTCGGCGCTCTACGCCGTTAGCCAGGTGCTCAGCCGTTCGCTGGCCTTCAAGGATTCATTGCGCGACGTGCTGCGCGTCCTGCACGACGAAGCCGGCCTGGCGCGCGGCCTGATCAGCGTCGTCGATCCGGAGACCGGCAATCTGAACATCCATACCATCTACAACCCGGACGGCCCGGATTCCGACGCTGCCCAGTACGGACCGGGCGAAGGCATGATCGGCCTGGTCCTCGAAAAGCCGCGCACCATCAAGCTGGTACGCGTCGCCGACGAGCCGCGCTTCCTGAACCGGGAGAAGGTCTATCTGCCGGAACTGCCCTTCATCGCCGTGCCGATCAAGGTCGGCGGCAACCTCCAGGGCGTTCTCGCCGTCCAGCCCGAAGCCGAGGACGACGGCCTGCTTGAGGAACGAGCCCAGTTCGTCGAGATGGTCGCCAACCTGATCGGCCAGAGCCTGCGCCTGTCGCTCGAAGTCGCCCAGGAAAAATCGACCCTGCTCGAAGAACGCGACCTGCTGCGACGCACCGTCCGCCACCAGTTCGGTTTCGACAGCATGGTCGGCCGTTCGGCGGTGATGCGCCGGGTTTTCGACCAGGCGCGGATGGTCGCCAAATGGAACACCACAGTGCTGATCCGCGGTGAAACCGGGACCGGCAAGGAACTGATCGCCAACGCCATTCACTACAACTCGCCGCGCGCCCGCAATGCCATGGTCCGCCTGAACTGCGCGGCGCTACCCGAGAACCTGCTTGAATCCGAACTTTTCGGCCATGAGCGTGGCGCCTTCACCGGTGCCGTCGAATCACGCAAGGGACGCTTCGAACAGGCCCACGGCGGCACCCTCTTCCTCGATGAAATCGGCGAAGTCTCACCACCCTTCCAGGCCAAGCTGCTGCGCATCCTGCAGGAAGGCGAGTTCGAACGGGTCGGCGGCAGCAAGACGATCAAGGTCGATGTGCGGATCATCGCCGCCACCCACCGCGATCTCGAAACTGCAGTCGACATGGGTGACTTCCGCGAAGACTTGTTCTACCGGCTGAACGTCATGCCGCTGTTCCTGCCGCCGCTGCGCGAGCGGATCGAGGACATCCCTGAAATCGCCCGCCATCTGCTGACCAAGATCGGCAACGACCAAAAGCGCAAGCTCAGCCTGACCGACATGGCGCAGCGCCGGCTGGCCAGCCATGAGTGGCCGGGCAATGTCCGTGAACTGGAAAACTGCCTGGAACGCGCCGCCGTGCTCTCCGAGGACGGCCACATCGATGTCGACCTGATCCGCTTCCCGAGCGCCCGCGAACGCACGCCGCCCCGGCCGCAACGCAGCATGGCGCCGGCCACGGCCAGCCCGGCCGCCGAAGTCGATATCGACGACCCGAACCTGTCGGAAAAGGAGCGCGTCATTGCCGCCCTCGAGCAGGCCGGCTGGGTCCAGGCCAAGGCGGCCCGCATCCTGGGCATGACGCCGCGCCAGATCGCCTACCGCATCCAGACCCTGAACATCGAGGTCAAGCAGTTCTAA
- a CDS encoding RnfABCDGE type electron transport complex subunit B encodes MIAAILSLTILGAALGIILGIANKFLQVEGNPVVDELIAMMPGSNCGQCGFPGCSGAATAIVDGTAAPTCCPPGGKALATSIAAKLGLTVDLSAMSDDGPKIAVVAEELCIGCCRCIKVCPTDAILGAAKQIHNVLREACTGCSSCIEKCPTEALAMKPVPVTLQHWVMPKPLAA; translated from the coding sequence ATGATCGCCGCCATTCTCAGCCTGACCATCCTCGGTGCCGCACTCGGCATCATCCTCGGCATCGCCAACAAGTTCCTGCAGGTCGAGGGCAACCCGGTGGTCGATGAACTGATCGCCATGATGCCCGGTTCGAATTGCGGGCAGTGCGGGTTCCCCGGTTGCTCCGGGGCCGCGACGGCGATTGTCGACGGCACCGCCGCCCCGACCTGCTGCCCGCCGGGCGGCAAGGCTCTGGCGACCTCGATCGCCGCCAAGCTGGGCTTGACTGTCGATCTCTCGGCGATGTCCGACGACGGTCCGAAGATCGCCGTCGTCGCCGAAGAGCTGTGCATCGGCTGCTGTCGCTGCATCAAGGTTTGCCCGACCGACGCCATTCTCGGCGCCGCCAAGCAGATCCACAACGTGCTGCGCGAAGCCTGCACCGGCTGCAGCAGCTGCATCGAAAAATGCCCGACCGAGGCGCTCGCCATGAAGCCGGTGCCGGTGACCCTGCAACACTGGGTCATGCCCAAGCCTTTGGCTGCGTGA
- a CDS encoding tyrosine-type recombinase/integrase, with protein MALTDLAIRTAKPDEKPRKLVDEKGMYLLIQTTGAKLWRMNYRFDGKQKTLALGSYPETSLGQARDKRDEARKKLAQDIDPGEQRKLEKQERRTSLANTFEVIARDWMKVRGKEWSEEYAGKTRACMERHAFPSIGSKPIKDISAPELLAMLRAIEKRGTVDMAHRIQQHCGAVFRYAISTGIADADPTPAFTERYQRSKLSTMLP; from the coding sequence ATGGCACTGACTGATCTTGCAATCCGGACAGCGAAACCGGATGAAAAACCAAGAAAACTGGTTGACGAAAAGGGGATGTACCTCCTCATCCAGACGACCGGAGCCAAGCTTTGGCGGATGAACTACCGCTTCGATGGCAAGCAGAAAACACTTGCGCTTGGCTCTTACCCGGAAACCAGCCTCGGCCAAGCCAGAGATAAACGGGACGAAGCCCGGAAAAAACTCGCACAAGACATCGACCCTGGCGAACAGCGCAAGCTGGAAAAACAGGAACGGCGTACATCGCTCGCAAACACTTTTGAGGTCATTGCACGCGATTGGATGAAGGTTCGTGGCAAAGAATGGAGTGAAGAATACGCAGGAAAGACCCGCGCATGCATGGAGCGCCATGCCTTCCCATCGATTGGAAGCAAGCCGATCAAGGACATTAGCGCTCCTGAACTCCTTGCCATGCTTCGTGCCATTGAAAAGCGTGGAACGGTCGACATGGCGCATCGTATCCAGCAGCATTGCGGCGCCGTATTTCGCTATGCAATCAGCACCGGCATCGCAGACGCTGACCCAACCCCAGCCTTCACGGAGCGCTATCAACGGTCAAAACTCAGCACTATGCTGCCATGA
- the rsxC gene encoding electron transport complex subunit RsxC — protein MGLMNLFQHFLGDDWGVHPDDRKRPAADQPVRVMPVPAKLYLPLQQHLGGPARPVVLVGQHVKKGELLADAQGMVSAPIHAPTSGTVVAVTEITAPHPSGLSLPAIILEADGADEWVELHGCADPFALSAAEIGPRVAAAGVVGLGGAAFPSAVKLIGASRAKVTTLVMNGGECEPYLSCDDRLMRDQAAGIVDGIRIMLHATGAGVALVGVEDNKPEAIAAMQASASPFANVQIRPIPARYPMGSEKQLIQELTGIEVPADGRPADIGVIVHNVGTALAVRAAVREGKPLISRLVTLNGQCASQPGNIEVRIGTLAEEVIAFAGGLKGDGLGLARRIMGGPMMGMQIPHWRVPVVKGTSGILAFDTAEVAEQEPNPCIRCGSCVKACPMGLLPLEMSSRIRNEVYGEAIDLGLKDCIACGCCAYVCPSKIPLVQFFVHAKGEMASQDRAKLRNDATKKMALQRQERLDRENREKVEAAAKRKAERAAAAAAAAAQADQSTVS, from the coding sequence ATGGGATTGATGAACCTCTTCCAGCATTTCCTCGGCGACGACTGGGGCGTTCATCCGGACGACCGCAAGCGTCCGGCAGCCGACCAGCCGGTGCGCGTCATGCCGGTTCCGGCCAAGCTCTATCTGCCGCTGCAGCAGCACCTCGGCGGCCCGGCCCGGCCGGTGGTGCTGGTTGGCCAGCACGTCAAAAAGGGCGAACTGCTGGCCGATGCCCAAGGCATGGTCTCGGCGCCGATTCATGCCCCGACTTCCGGGACGGTGGTGGCGGTAACCGAGATCACGGCGCCGCATCCTTCCGGCTTGAGCCTGCCGGCGATCATTCTCGAAGCCGACGGTGCCGACGAGTGGGTCGAACTGCACGGCTGCGCCGACCCGTTTGCACTGAGTGCAGCCGAAATCGGCCCGCGCGTCGCGGCGGCCGGTGTCGTCGGCCTCGGCGGCGCGGCATTCCCGTCGGCGGTCAAGCTGATCGGCGCCTCGCGCGCCAAGGTGACGACGCTGGTCATGAATGGCGGCGAGTGCGAGCCCTATCTCTCCTGTGACGACCGCCTGATGCGCGACCAGGCGGCCGGCATCGTCGATGGCATCCGCATCATGCTCCATGCCACCGGTGCCGGCGTCGCGCTGGTCGGCGTCGAGGACAACAAGCCGGAAGCCATTGCCGCCATGCAGGCATCGGCCAGCCCCTTCGCCAATGTGCAGATCCGGCCGATACCGGCACGCTACCCGATGGGCTCGGAAAAACAGCTGATCCAGGAACTGACCGGCATCGAAGTGCCGGCTGACGGCCGGCCGGCCGACATCGGCGTGATCGTCCATAACGTCGGCACGGCGCTCGCCGTGCGCGCCGCCGTGCGCGAAGGCAAGCCGCTGATTTCGCGGCTGGTGACCCTGAACGGTCAATGCGCCAGCCAGCCCGGCAACATCGAAGTCCGCATCGGCACTCTGGCCGAAGAAGTCATCGCCTTCGCCGGCGGTCTGAAGGGCGATGGTCTCGGCCTGGCGCGGCGGATCATGGGCGGGCCGATGATGGGCATGCAGATTCCGCACTGGCGGGTGCCGGTGGTCAAGGGCACGAGCGGCATCCTGGCTTTCGATACGGCCGAGGTCGCCGAGCAGGAGCCGAATCCGTGCATCCGCTGCGGCAGCTGCGTCAAGGCTTGTCCGATGGGCCTGCTGCCGCTCGAAATGAGCTCGCGCATCCGCAACGAAGTCTATGGTGAAGCAATCGACCTCGGTCTCAAGGACTGTATCGCCTGCGGCTGCTGCGCCTACGTCTGCCCGTCGAAGATTCCGCTGGTCCAGTTTTTTGTCCACGCCAAGGGCGAGATGGCGTCGCAGGATCGCGCCAAGCTGCGCAACGATGCGACCAAAAAAATGGCCTTGCAGCGCCAGGAACGCCTGGACCGCGAAAATCGCGAGAAGGTCGAGGCGGCTGCAAAACGCAAGGCTGAGCGAGCTGCGGCTGCGGCCGCTGCCGCCGCGCAGGCGGACCAGAGTACGGTCAGCTAG
- the rsxA gene encoding electron transport complex subunit RsxA: MSEFLLLLLSTALVNNVVLIKFLGLCPVMGVSKSVDSALGMGLATTFVITLAAGASWMLDNWMLQPFGLGYLRILTFILVIAAVVQFTEMFIKKASPGLYQSLGIYLPLITTNCAVLGVALLNVEQKFSLFKSLLYGFGSALGFTIVLLIFAGLRERVALARVPGAFAGAPIAFVTISLLALAFMGFSGLNV, translated from the coding sequence ATGAGCGAATTTCTCTTACTGCTGCTATCCACCGCCCTGGTCAATAACGTGGTGCTGATCAAGTTCCTTGGCCTCTGCCCGGTGATGGGCGTTTCCAAGAGTGTGGACAGCGCTCTCGGCATGGGGCTGGCGACCACCTTCGTCATCACGCTGGCCGCCGGTGCCTCCTGGATGCTCGATAACTGGATGCTGCAGCCCTTCGGCCTGGGCTACCTGCGCATCCTGACCTTCATCCTGGTTATTGCGGCGGTCGTGCAATTTACCGAGATGTTCATCAAGAAGGCCAGCCCCGGCCTCTACCAGTCTCTCGGCATCTACCTGCCGCTGATCACCACCAACTGCGCCGTGCTCGGCGTCGCGCTGCTCAACGTCGAGCAGAAGTTCAGCCTGTTCAAGAGCCTGCTCTACGGCTTCGGTTCGGCGCTTGGCTTCACCATCGTTTTGCTCATCTTTGCCGGCCTGCGCGAGCGCGTCGCCCTGGCCCGTGTCCCGGGCGCCTTTGCCGGCGCGCCGATTGCGTTCGTCACCATCAGCCTGCTCGCCCTTGCTTTCATGGGCTTCTCGGGCCTGAACGTCTAA
- a CDS encoding methyl-accepting chemotaxis protein, with amino-acid sequence MQRSPFLSNAVVEVIFLNILLLIAGLVGMATHGWQVLDAVWVVLLLGFGIGSGLLYLRKLSVALTPLQQISRVAEEVANGVIGARIPPTGRRDELGSVCTNVNAMLEQMETCFQQQREALAAASSNQFQRHMESSSLRGVFREAVDRGNQSLDILMANYHKEMRNNLLSRLGQLNAENLLKNMRTSQKDMLGIVASTDELAELSTANVSAAEESSAAISHLVAAMDHLVDKIEGTGRAITEFNGHREEIARSVALIATIADQTNLLALNAAIEAARAGEHGRGFAVVADEVRKLAEHSKDASSAISGVMQTLQGDAEKMLVNSEEMRGIASESRHTIGDFDRRFATVAESSATAMAQIRYVHDVSFASLAKIDHFIYKQNGYMAISRGAESENAQAIKVNETGCRLGKWLANDATTATFGQLGAFKRVAAPHRDVHQNMHRALEFMGQGWETDFDVQARLFSAFEDVERGSDGVIDALDDMVREKNGNRGAA; translated from the coding sequence ATGCAGCGTTCGCCCTTCCTCTCCAACGCCGTCGTCGAAGTCATTTTCCTGAACATCCTGCTGCTGATCGCCGGTCTCGTCGGCATGGCGACGCATGGCTGGCAAGTGCTCGACGCCGTCTGGGTCGTGCTGTTGCTGGGCTTCGGTATCGGCAGCGGCCTGCTCTACCTGCGCAAGCTGTCGGTCGCCCTGACCCCGTTGCAGCAGATCAGCCGTGTCGCCGAGGAAGTCGCCAACGGCGTTATCGGCGCCCGCATCCCGCCAACCGGACGGCGCGACGAACTGGGCAGCGTCTGCACCAACGTCAATGCCATGCTCGAGCAGATGGAAACCTGCTTCCAGCAACAACGGGAAGCGCTGGCCGCGGCGAGCAGCAACCAGTTCCAGCGCCACATGGAAAGCAGCAGCCTGCGCGGTGTTTTCCGCGAGGCCGTCGACCGCGGCAACCAGTCGCTCGACATCCTGATGGCCAATTACCACAAGGAAATGCGCAACAACCTGCTGTCCCGCCTCGGCCAGCTGAATGCCGAAAATCTGCTGAAGAACATGCGGACCAGCCAGAAGGACATGCTCGGCATCGTCGCCTCGACCGATGAACTGGCCGAACTGTCGACCGCCAATGTCAGCGCCGCCGAGGAAAGCAGTGCCGCCATCTCGCATCTGGTCGCCGCGATGGACCATCTGGTCGACAAGATCGAGGGTACCGGCCGGGCGATTACCGAATTCAACGGCCATCGCGAAGAAATCGCCCGTTCGGTTGCCCTGATTGCGACGATCGCCGACCAGACCAACCTGCTCGCCCTCAATGCCGCCATCGAAGCCGCCCGTGCCGGCGAGCACGGACGCGGCTTTGCCGTCGTCGCCGACGAAGTGCGCAAACTGGCCGAGCATTCCAAGGATGCCTCTTCGGCCATATCCGGCGTCATGCAGACACTGCAGGGCGATGCCGAAAAGATGCTGGTCAATTCGGAAGAGATGCGCGGCATTGCCTCGGAATCCCGCCACACCATCGGCGATTTCGATCGCCGATTCGCCACCGTCGCCGAATCGTCAGCCACCGCCATGGCGCAGATCCGCTACGTCCATGATGTCAGCTTTGCCTCGCTGGCCAAGATCGACCACTTCATCTACAAGCAGAACGGCTACATGGCGATCAGCCGCGGCGCGGAATCCGAGAACGCCCAGGCGATCAAGGTCAACGAGACCGGCTGCCGCCTCGGCAAATGGTTGGCCAACGACGCCACGACGGCCACCTTCGGCCAGCTCGGCGCCTTCAAACGGGTCGCCGCACCGCACCGCGACGTGCATCAGAATATGCATCGGGCACTGGAGTTCATGGGCCAGGGCTGGGAAACCGATTTCGACGTCCAGGCCAGGCTGTTCTCCGCCTTCGAGGACGTGGAACGCGGCAGCGACGGCGTAATCGATGCCCTGGACGACATGGTGCGCGAAAAGAACGGCAATCGCGGCGCCGCCTGA